DNA from Halobaculum sp. XH14:
TCCGCGGCGGGAAGTCCCGGAGAGTCGACTGGCCGTTCCCGGGCCGGCACCCGTTCAACTCCCCACTAACCGATTGTAGTCGGCTTCACGACCCCATAACGAACTGCGCCGGCGACGACCGTCCGGTGATGAGAAGCCGTCCGTGGTCCGCCCGGGGCCGATGACCCTCCGCAAACTGACCGCGTTCGTCGTCGTCTTCGAGATGTGTGCCCTCGGCGTCGTGCTTGCCGGGATACTCGCGTACACGGCCGCCAACGGCGGCGTCCAGACGTTCACCGTCGACATGACGCTGTTCGGCGAGCTGTGGCCCGAGTACGGTGCCCTGCTGGTCCTGACGGGCGTGACGCCGTACGCGCTCTACGTCGTCGAGCGGGAGCTACAGGGGGACTGATTCCCGGCCCCGATCGGCCCGTCGCCGTCACGGCGGAGGGCTTTCCCACGATCCGGGAGCCAGCGACGACTCACTCCCGTAGCCTGTCGAGCAGTGACGGGTTGAGCGTCCGGGTGTGGAACGCCGCCGAGAGGGCGATACAGCCCAGGAACGACCCCGCGATCACGCTGACCGGGAACGCCGACACCACGGGGACGCCGACGACGGCCGCGAGCACGGTCAACAGCCCGAGCACGCCGACGCCGAGATAGTACTCGCTCCAGGCGATCTCGTAGCCGGAGACGACCTCGAGGTAGACCGTCACGTCCTCGGCCGAGTCGCCCAGCCTGATCGCCCGCTCGTCCTCCCCGTACTCGACGATCCCGAGGTCGACGAGCCTGGGCACGTGCGTCTGCTGCAGTGAGACGTAGACGCTCTGGCGGACGTCGCGGGGGGCCGGCTCGACGCCGGATTCCCGCTCCGCGATCCGCTCGGAGAGCTCGTTCATCGTGTAGCTCCGCTCGTCCTCGGCCAGCACCGAGAGCAGCATCCGCCGCCGCTCGTTGCTCAACACGTCGTGGACGGCCGTCGCCTCGAGGGTCGAGCTATCGGTCACGGGTTCCCGAGAGAGTTTCGTTGCCACGCTCGACAGTGGCTACGGACACCTTGCTCATCAAACTATTCTATAATGTCATTACTGGCCGAGCGGAATTTGCCGGGCCGAGCGTTGAACCATCCCGCGATTAATCCCGAGCTTTAGCGCCGTAAGGACTCGTTTAACGGGCCGTTAAGCGGGTCATAATCGGCTCAATAATATACCACCTTGGTACCGTTGGTGTGTTGATAGCAACCACTCCGGTCGGGCGACACGACCGAGCGTTCGGAGGAATGCTCGGGTGGGTGATCGGGGTTCCCGCGGTCGGGACTCCGGTGTCGGGTGTCGCCGGGCTATCCAGGCTCATACACACATGACACAGGACTATTCACGCAAGACGCGGGCGCTCGTACTGGCGGTACTGATGACGACTTCCGTGTTCGCGGGGGTCGCCGCGTTCGGTGGAACGGCAGTTGCGGCTACGGCGAACACCGCGACGATCACGGTGGATGACGACGGGTCGGCTGATCACTCGACGATCCAGGCCGCGATTGACGCCGCCTCACCAGGTCAAACGATTCACGTGAAGGCGGGAACGTATAATGAGCAGCTCACGGTCGACAGCTCCGTGACGATCGTCGGTGCAGGGGAGGGTGCAACGACGATCGACGGTGGACTGAAAGTCGATAGCGCCGTCACGGGTCTGACGATACGGAACCTGACGATGGCCGGGAACCGTGGGGCATCCCGGACGTTGTACAGTACTTCGACGTTGACCGATCTTACCGTTTCGAACGTCACGTTCGACGGCCAGGACTCGGTCGGATTCGCCATCTACGGAAACGACTTCGCGGGTGACGTCGAGATCACGCACAGCACGTTCACCGGCTACAACGATGCCTCGCAGTGGGCGACCGTCTACGTGTCGACGAAGACGGGCATCGGGGACGTCGAGTTCTCCTCCAACGACGTCACCGACAACACCGGGATGGTCAACTTCAACGGGAACGAAGCCGCGAGCTCGGACCGGATCGACTCGCTGACCGTCACGGACAACACGTTCACCGGAACCGTGCTCGATAGCGGTGGAGCGTCCGCTGCCGCGCTGTCGGTAAAGGACGCGGACGACAGCACCATCTCGGGTAACGAGTTCAGCGGGAACTACGCCGACTTCCACTACGCGAACGCGAGCGTGCAGACGAGCGCGATCCTCGCCAACAACGACTTCCAGGCGGATGCCGTCCAGTTCAACACCTCGAACGGCTACGTCGTCTACCCGAGTTCTTCGGCCGCTCGCACCGCGCTAGCGAGCGACGACGCGACCTACGCGGAGAACGTCGAGACGGGTGACTTCCTCGTCGCGGACGGCATGTCGATCCAGACGGCGATTGATTCGGCCGACGCGGGCGATGAAATCCGTGTCGCCACGGGAACCTACGACGGGTTTATCGTCGACAAGGACGTTACCGTTACCGGCGAGGGAGCCGACGTCCTCATTGACGGTGGGGCCGACATCCGCGCGGACGCGGCGACGCTCCGGAACGTCACCTGGGACGACACCTACACTGGCAGCGGACCGCTGGTGAACGTCTCCGGGGACGAGGTTCTGCTCGAACACATCGAATTGGACAACGTTCCGACGAACCACGGCTCGTCGATCGTGATCCGGGGGGACAACGTTACTCTCACCGAGAGTACGCTGGTGCGTGGCGGTGACGGCGGGTTCGCGCTCATCCATCTCTTCAGAGGGCCGAACTCGGTCGTGGCGACCGGATCGCCTACCGGCGTCGAGATCACGGATAACGTCATCAGCGGCGGCGACGTCGGAGTGTTCCTCCAGGCCGACCAGTCGGTCACGATCGAGGACAACGAGATCACTCCGGCTTCCAGCGACGACGATGCGATCTGGGTGACCGGGGTCGCCTACGGCTCACTCTCCGCGGACGCGACGCTGAACATCGAGAACAACG
Protein-coding regions in this window:
- a CDS encoding DUF7344 domain-containing protein, with amino-acid sequence MTDSSTLEATAVHDVLSNERRRMLLSVLAEDERSYTMNELSERIAERESGVEPAPRDVRQSVYVSLQQTHVPRLVDLGIVEYGEDERAIRLGDSAEDVTVYLEVVSGYEIAWSEYYLGVGVLGLLTVLAAVVGVPVVSAFPVSVIAGSFLGCIALSAAFHTRTLNPSLLDRLRE